From the genome of Candidatus Aminicenantes bacterium, one region includes:
- a CDS encoding zinc ribbon domain-containing protein, with protein sequence MDMPIYEYRCSKCGKTFEALQGIGAPPITKCIYCQGKTKKIVSLSSFQFKGKGWYITDYKKTDTANGKTIKESQPKKEVNKTDHAKIN encoded by the coding sequence ATGGATATGCCGATCTACGAGTATCGATGTTCAAAATGCGGGAAAACGTTCGAAGCCCTGCAGGGCATCGGCGCCCCCCCCATCACCAAATGCATCTATTGCCAGGGCAAGACAAAAAAAATAGTATCGCTGAGCTCGTTCCAATTCAAAGGCAAGGGCTGGTACATCACCGATTATAAGAAAACCGACACGGCAAACGGCAAAACAATAAAAGAATCCCAGCCAAAAAAAGAGGTCAACAAGACCGACCATGCAAAAATTAATTAG